Proteins from one uncultured Desulfovibrio sp. genomic window:
- a CDS encoding UbiD family decarboxylase — protein MAYASLAACVADLERHGQLRRIDVEVDARLELAAIQRRAFAAGAPALLFTRVKGSRFPMLANLFGTRERLHYIFRHTLRAVEGVLAAKADPTEALRHPLRSLRLLPALSHMQPRLRHKGDVPVLHCRCDLAHLPQLVGWPGDGGPFITLPLVYTEHPDRPGLDASNLGMYRIQLAGNDYAPDEVGLHYQIHRGIGVHHAAALEKGQALPVHVFVGGPPAFTIAAVMPLPEGLSELRFAGLLGGRRADMVRVSGLPLPVLAEADFCLSGYVLPQCKPEGPFGDHVGYYSLKHDFPVLRVTAVHHRRDAIWPFTAVGRPPQEDTVFGDFIHELTGALVPQVFEGVREVHAVDAAGVHPLLLALGSERYTPYEAHRRPRELLTAALHLLGTTQTALAKYVLLAAHEDAPGLSARHVPAFFRHILERTDFSRDLHFITQTSADTLDYTGLGLHEGSRLIWVAAGEARRQLHTGADVPGGLPPLPEGFGDPHMAGPGLLVLRGPAHTLGRNETDPRMEALAQALAHWPEREHCPLVTVCDDAAFCAATFDNWLWVTFTRSDPATDTYGANGHTHARHWSCQAPLLLDARRKPFHAPPLEEDPDVIRRVEALAGPGSPLHGLLG, from the coding sequence ATGGCATACGCTTCACTGGCGGCCTGCGTAGCCGATCTGGAACGGCACGGACAGCTCCGGCGCATTGATGTGGAAGTGGACGCCAGGCTGGAACTGGCCGCCATACAGCGCCGGGCCTTTGCCGCCGGCGCGCCGGCCCTGCTCTTCACCCGGGTGAAGGGGTCCCGTTTTCCCATGCTGGCCAATCTCTTCGGCACGCGGGAACGCCTGCACTACATTTTTCGCCATACCCTGCGGGCCGTGGAAGGCGTGCTGGCCGCCAAGGCCGATCCCACGGAGGCCCTGCGCCATCCCCTGCGCTCCCTCAGGCTGCTGCCGGCCCTGAGCCATATGCAGCCGCGCCTGCGCCACAAGGGTGATGTGCCTGTGCTGCACTGCCGCTGCGACCTGGCCCACCTGCCGCAGCTGGTGGGCTGGCCCGGCGACGGCGGCCCGTTCATCACCCTGCCGCTGGTCTATACCGAACACCCGGACCGGCCGGGGCTGGATGCCTCCAATCTGGGCATGTACCGCATCCAGCTGGCCGGCAATGACTATGCCCCGGACGAGGTGGGCCTGCACTATCAGATACACCGCGGCATCGGCGTTCACCATGCCGCTGCCCTGGAAAAGGGGCAGGCGCTGCCGGTGCATGTCTTTGTGGGCGGCCCGCCCGCCTTTACCATTGCCGCCGTCATGCCGCTGCCGGAAGGTCTTTCCGAACTGCGCTTCGCCGGTCTGCTGGGCGGCCGCCGCGCCGACATGGTGCGCGTTTCCGGCCTGCCGCTGCCGGTCCTGGCCGAGGCGGACTTCTGCCTCAGCGGCTACGTGCTGCCGCAGTGCAAGCCCGAGGGTCCCTTCGGGGACCACGTGGGCTACTACAGCCTGAAGCATGACTTTCCCGTGCTCCGGGTCACGGCCGTGCACCACCGCCGGGATGCCATCTGGCCCTTCACGGCCGTGGGGCGCCCGCCGCAGGAGGATACGGTCTTCGGCGACTTCATCCACGAGCTGACGGGCGCACTGGTGCCGCAGGTGTTTGAAGGCGTGCGCGAGGTGCATGCCGTGGACGCCGCCGGCGTGCATCCGCTGCTGCTGGCCCTGGGCAGCGAACGCTATACGCCCTACGAGGCGCACCGGCGCCCGCGCGAGCTGCTCACCGCGGCTCTGCACCTGCTGGGCACCACGCAGACGGCCCTGGCCAAGTATGTTCTGCTGGCCGCGCACGAGGATGCGCCGGGACTGTCGGCACGCCATGTTCCGGCCTTTTTCCGGCACATTCTGGAGCGCACGGACTTCAGCAGAGACCTGCACTTCATTACCCAGACCAGCGCGGACACCCTGGACTATACGGGGCTGGGGCTGCACGAAGGCTCCCGCCTCATCTGGGTTGCCGCCGGCGAAGCCCGGCGACAGCTGCATACCGGAGCGGATGTGCCGGGCGGCCTGCCGCCGCTGCCTGAAGGCTTTGGCGATCCGCACATGGCCGGGCCGGGCCTGCTGGTTCTGCGCGGCCCTGCCCATACCCTGGGGCGCAACGAAACCGATCCCCGCATGGAAGCCCTGGCGCAGGCGCTGGCCCACTGGCCGGAACGCGAACACTGCCCGCTGGTAACCGTCTGCGACGATGCCGCCTTCTGTGCCGCCACCTTTGACAACTGGCTCTGGGTCACCTTTACCCGTTCCGACCCGGCCACGGATACGTATGGTGCCAACGGGCACACTCATGCCCGGCACTGGAGCTGCCAGGCCCCCCTGCTGCTGGATGCCCGCCGCAAGCCCTTTCACGCGCCGCCGCTGGAAGAGGACCCCGACGTCATCCGCCGTGTGGAAGCCCTGGCCGGTCCGGGCAGCCCCCTGCACGGACTCCTTGGTTGA
- a CDS encoding cation-translocating P-type ATPase, translating into MLAALRQWMKEDPRQALSLGLSAAGLLLSFLDWYPRPLDPAWLAVVLCGLPILRDGAVGLFTRFDIRADVLVSMALLASVAIGEIFAAGEVAFIMQLGALLEERTVARARAGIERLVRLTPRTARRLQDSTETIIPAEQVAVDDLLRVLPGETIPVDGIIVSGQTAIDQSLMTGESVPVDKGPGDTVSSGTVNQFGAFDMRAVKVGEDSALQRMIRLVQSADAGKARIVRLADRWATWIVVTALVAAAGTWVVSGEILRAVTILVVFCPCALVLATPTAIMAAIGNATRHGVLVKEGDALERLARVKAVAFDKTGTLTFGTPEVSHVESCRTGLDAAALLRLTAAAERRSEHPLGKAIVRHAHATQGACREAETFQMLPGRGVSAGVNGHSVLAGNAALLTEHGIPLPDEAASRAEQALAQGQTLVYVALDDSFAGFIALADKLRPTAAQTLQELHAAGISTVLLTGDNAAAARAVSAALPLDEVHAHCLPADKLRWIDSSQQRQRPVCMIGDGINDAPALKKAFVGVAMGGVGSDIAVDAADMALVHDDIRELPHIVALSRRMMHTISVNLGFSLLLNFAAIFLAMAGLLSPVAGALVHNAGSVLVIVHSALLLHWQRQERRSSSAAQA; encoded by the coding sequence ATGCTTGCCGCATTGCGCCAATGGATGAAGGAAGACCCCCGACAAGCCCTGTCGCTGGGCCTGTCTGCCGCTGGTCTGCTGTTGAGTTTTCTGGACTGGTATCCCCGGCCCCTGGATCCGGCCTGGCTGGCCGTTGTGCTCTGCGGCCTGCCCATTCTCCGCGACGGTGCGGTGGGCCTGTTTACCCGCTTTGACATCCGGGCCGATGTGCTGGTGTCCATGGCGCTTCTGGCCTCGGTGGCCATTGGGGAAATCTTTGCCGCCGGAGAGGTGGCCTTCATCATGCAGTTGGGTGCCCTGCTGGAAGAACGCACCGTGGCCCGGGCGCGCGCCGGCATAGAACGCCTGGTGCGCCTGACGCCCCGCACGGCCCGGCGCCTTCAGGACAGCACCGAAACCATCATCCCCGCCGAACAGGTGGCCGTGGATGACCTGCTGCGCGTGCTGCCGGGCGAGACCATTCCCGTGGACGGAATCATTGTCAGCGGGCAGACCGCCATTGACCAGTCGCTCATGACCGGAGAATCCGTGCCCGTGGACAAAGGCCCCGGCGACACGGTGTCCAGCGGCACGGTCAATCAGTTCGGCGCCTTTGACATGCGCGCCGTCAAGGTGGGCGAAGACAGCGCCCTGCAACGCATGATCCGCCTTGTACAATCCGCTGATGCGGGCAAGGCCCGCATTGTACGCCTGGCTGACCGCTGGGCTACCTGGATTGTGGTGACAGCCCTTGTGGCGGCGGCAGGCACCTGGGTGGTGAGCGGCGAAATCTTGCGCGCCGTCACCATTCTTGTGGTCTTCTGCCCCTGCGCCCTGGTGCTGGCCACGCCCACGGCAATCATGGCCGCCATCGGCAATGCCACCCGCCACGGCGTGCTGGTCAAGGAGGGCGATGCCCTGGAACGGCTGGCCCGCGTCAAGGCCGTGGCCTTTGACAAGACCGGCACCCTGACCTTCGGCACCCCGGAAGTCAGCCATGTGGAAAGCTGCCGGACAGGGCTGGATGCTGCCGCGCTGCTGCGTCTCACGGCGGCGGCCGAGCGGCGCTCGGAGCACCCGCTGGGCAAGGCCATTGTGCGGCATGCCCATGCCACGCAGGGCGCCTGCCGGGAGGCGGAAACCTTTCAGATGCTGCCGGGCCGGGGCGTCAGCGCCGGGGTGAACGGCCATAGCGTGCTGGCCGGCAATGCCGCCCTGCTGACGGAACATGGCATCCCCCTGCCGGACGAGGCTGCCAGCAGGGCAGAGCAGGCCCTGGCCCAGGGGCAGACCCTGGTCTACGTGGCGCTGGACGACAGCTTTGCCGGCTTCATCGCCCTGGCTGACAAACTGCGCCCCACAGCGGCCCAGACCCTGCAGGAGCTGCACGCAGCCGGCATCTCCACCGTACTCCTGACCGGCGACAATGCGGCCGCAGCCCGCGCCGTCAGCGCAGCCCTGCCGCTGGATGAGGTGCATGCGCACTGCCTGCCCGCCGACAAGCTGCGCTGGATCGACAGCAGCCAGCAGCGGCAGCGGCCGGTGTGCATGATCGGCGACGGCATCAACGATGCTCCGGCCCTGAAAAAGGCCTTTGTGGGGGTGGCCATGGGCGGTGTGGGCAGCGACATTGCCGTGGACGCCGCTGATATGGCCCTGGTGCATGACGACATCAGGGAGCTGCCGCATATCGTTGCCCTCTCGCGGCGCATGATGCACACCATCAGCGTGAATCTGGGCTTTTCCCTGCTGCTCAACTTTGCCGCCATCTTCCTGGCCATGGCCGGTCTGCTCTCCCCCGTGGCCGGTGCCCTGGTGCACAATGCCGGCTCGGTACTGGTCATTGTACATTCCGCCCTGCTGCTGCACTGGCAGCGGCAGGAGCGCCGGTCTTCTTCCGCCGCACAGGCATGA
- a CDS encoding NAD+ synthase has product MKIAMLQCNVVTGDVAGNVERIIAAARHAAEHGADLCVTPELALCGAAPGSYLRTEDFAQGCRTGLDRLAEALHDGPPLLVGAPVPSTYDPRLLSNAAVLVNKGQWQTISRKIYQNLGQEEEMRYFDRGVTCGIVSVSGWRIGVVVCENSVTEDGAFWKIQYASGHNPLMELIQRGVDAIVHLAAAPFSIGSQGMGERLLSHVAARHHVHLFSVNLVGGYDHSIFSGQSLAFDPTGQLLARGKAFDEDTLVVDVAAPDESLIAPLTSCIEESIWRALTLGVRDFVHKCGAERVIVGLSGGMDSALVCSVAVEALGADNVFGVLMPSPYSSEGSLRDAGALADNLGVATVTLPIEPLMQAYAAALAPGLDRFPAYDGEMTFENVQARIRGSLLTTLANRARALVLNTGNKSECAVGYCTLYGDSVGALAVIADLTKTEVYAVGRWYNRFRGQDVIPQAIFDKAPSAELHPGQKDADSLPPYDVLDPVLERLLASSTVGDRSAAAHADLDETARDIRNRLFRAEFKRRQEPPALYVSRVPFGEAWSVPVAGRYRMPS; this is encoded by the coding sequence ATGAAGATTGCCATGCTGCAATGCAATGTCGTTACCGGCGATGTGGCCGGCAATGTGGAGCGCATCATAGCCGCTGCCCGCCATGCCGCCGAACACGGAGCCGACCTGTGCGTCACCCCGGAACTGGCCCTGTGCGGCGCGGCACCGGGCAGCTACCTGCGCACGGAAGACTTTGCCCAGGGCTGCCGCACCGGTCTGGACCGCCTGGCCGAGGCCCTGCACGACGGCCCGCCCCTGCTGGTGGGCGCGCCGGTGCCCAGCACCTATGACCCCCGGCTGCTGTCCAATGCCGCCGTGCTGGTGAACAAGGGCCAGTGGCAGACCATCTCGCGCAAGATATACCAGAATCTTGGGCAGGAAGAAGAAATGCGCTACTTTGACCGGGGCGTTACCTGCGGCATTGTCTCCGTGAGCGGCTGGCGCATCGGCGTCGTCGTATGCGAAAATTCCGTCACCGAGGATGGCGCCTTCTGGAAAATCCAGTATGCCAGCGGCCACAATCCGCTTATGGAGCTGATACAGCGCGGCGTGGATGCCATTGTGCATCTGGCGGCCGCGCCCTTCAGCATCGGCTCCCAGGGCATGGGGGAACGTCTGCTCTCCCACGTGGCCGCGCGGCACCACGTGCATCTGTTTTCCGTCAATCTGGTGGGCGGATACGATCACAGCATCTTCAGCGGACAGAGCCTTGCCTTTGACCCCACAGGCCAGCTGCTGGCCCGGGGCAAGGCCTTTGACGAGGATACCCTGGTGGTGGACGTGGCCGCCCCGGATGAAAGCCTCATCGCGCCCCTGACGTCCTGCATCGAGGAATCCATCTGGCGTGCCCTGACCCTGGGCGTGCGGGACTTTGTGCACAAATGCGGTGCGGAGCGCGTCATTGTGGGCCTGTCCGGCGGCATGGATTCTGCGCTGGTATGCAGCGTGGCCGTGGAAGCCCTGGGAGCGGACAATGTGTTTGGCGTGCTCATGCCCTCGCCCTACAGCAGCGAAGGCTCCCTGCGGGATGCCGGAGCGCTGGCCGACAATCTGGGCGTTGCCACGGTTACCCTGCCCATCGAACCGCTCATGCAGGCCTATGCCGCTGCCCTGGCCCCGGGCCTGGACCGCTTTCCGGCCTATGACGGCGAAATGACCTTTGAAAACGTGCAGGCCCGCATCCGCGGCAGCCTGCTCACCACCCTGGCCAACCGTGCGCGCGCCCTGGTGCTCAATACGGGCAACAAAAGCGAATGCGCCGTGGGCTACTGCACGCTCTATGGCGATTCCGTGGGGGCGCTGGCCGTCATTGCCGATCTGACCAAGACCGAAGTCTATGCCGTGGGCCGCTGGTACAATCGCTTCCGCGGGCAAGATGTCATCCCCCAGGCCATTTTTGACAAGGCCCCTTCGGCGGAGCTGCACCCCGGCCAGAAGGACGCGGACAGCCTGCCGCCCTACGATGTGCTGGACCCTGTGCTGGAGCGCCTGCTGGCCAGCTCCACCGTTGGCGACCGTTCCGCTGCCGCGCATGCCGACCTGGACGAAACTGCACGCGACATACGCAACCGCCTGTTCCGGGCGGAATTCAAGCGCCGTCAGGAACCGCCGGCCCTGTACGTGAGCCGCGTGCCCTTTGGCGAGGCCTGGTCCGTGCCTGTGGCCGGCCGCTACCGCATGCCCAGCTAG
- a CDS encoding NUDIX hydrolase, with protein sequence MNKTVICPVCKQSYDVYANPVPTVDVIIHDPQRGVVIIRRAHEPLGFALPGGFVDEGEQVETAARREMREETSLDVELTGLLGVYSDPRRDPRKHTMSTVFVGRARNPQALKAGDDAAGAAWYPLDALPAPLCFDHGLMLAHFREVLAGRRSLAPVQAETSPQGSC encoded by the coding sequence ATGAACAAAACGGTCATCTGCCCTGTCTGCAAGCAGTCCTATGACGTCTATGCCAATCCTGTCCCCACGGTGGACGTGATCATCCACGACCCGCAACGCGGTGTGGTCATCATCCGGCGCGCCCATGAGCCGCTGGGCTTTGCCCTGCCCGGCGGCTTTGTGGACGAGGGCGAACAGGTGGAAACAGCAGCCCGCCGCGAAATGCGCGAGGAAACCTCGCTGGATGTGGAGCTGACCGGTCTGCTGGGCGTCTATTCCGATCCCCGCCGCGATCCGCGCAAGCATACCATGAGCACGGTTTTCGTGGGGCGCGCACGCAATCCCCAGGCCCTGAAAGCCGGCGACGATGCCGCCGGTGCCGCCTGGTATCCTCTGGATGCCCTGCCCGCGCCGCTCTGCTTTGACCACGGCCTCATGCTGGCCCATTTTCGGGAAGTTCTGGCCGGACGCCGCTCCCTGGCGCCCGTACAGGCCGAGACATCACCACAAGGAAGCTGCTGA
- the glpX gene encoding class II fructose-bisphosphatase: MAEAPEKNLALDIVRITEAAALASARWLGRGDKEAGDGAAVDAMRNSFSTLHVDGIVVIGEGEKDNAPMLYNGEQVGIGDGPRLDVAVDPVEGTSLLAYGRPNAISTVAVAPRGSMFNPGPSFYMQKLVVPGEAQNVVDLDAPVAVNLANVARALDKKVQDLVVFVLDKPRHKQLIADIRAAGARIQLHSDGDVAGALMAVDPRNEVDIMMGTGGTPEGVLAACAIKGMGGQILARLDPQSYVEKEAITNAGIDIREVLTVNELVKSDDCFFAATGISGGDFLRGVCYSSRHAVTHSLVLRGKTGTLRYVESYHNLDRLTKISAVPY; this comes from the coding sequence ATGGCTGAAGCACCGGAGAAAAACCTCGCACTGGACATTGTTCGCATCACCGAAGCCGCCGCGCTGGCGTCGGCCCGCTGGCTGGGGCGCGGGGACAAGGAAGCGGGCGACGGCGCCGCCGTGGATGCCATGCGCAACAGCTTTTCCACCCTGCATGTGGACGGCATCGTGGTTATCGGCGAGGGGGAAAAGGACAATGCCCCCATGCTGTATAATGGCGAACAGGTGGGTATAGGCGACGGCCCCCGCCTGGACGTGGCCGTGGACCCCGTGGAAGGGACCAGCCTGCTGGCCTACGGGCGGCCCAATGCCATTTCCACCGTGGCCGTAGCGCCGCGCGGCAGCATGTTCAACCCCGGCCCCAGCTTCTACATGCAGAAGCTGGTGGTGCCCGGTGAAGCCCAGAACGTGGTGGACCTGGATGCCCCGGTGGCAGTCAACCTGGCAAATGTGGCCCGCGCTCTGGACAAGAAGGTGCAGGACCTGGTGGTCTTTGTACTGGACAAGCCCCGCCACAAGCAGCTCATTGCCGACATCCGCGCCGCCGGAGCGCGCATACAGCTGCACAGCGACGGCGACGTGGCCGGCGCCCTCATGGCCGTGGATCCGCGCAATGAGGTGGACATCATGATGGGCACCGGCGGCACGCCGGAAGGCGTGCTGGCGGCCTGCGCCATCAAGGGCATGGGCGGACAGATTCTGGCCCGGCTTGATCCGCAGTCCTATGTGGAAAAGGAAGCCATCACCAATGCCGGCATCGATATCCGCGAAGTTCTGACAGTCAACGAACTGGTCAAAAGCGACGACTGCTTCTTTGCGGCCACGGGCATTTCCGGCGGGGATTTCCTGCGCGGGGTGTGCTACAGCTCGCGCCACGCCGTTACCCACTCGCTGGTGCTGCGCGGCAAGACCGGAACGCTGCGCTACGTGGAATCCTACCACAACCTTGACCGCCTGACCAAGATCAGCGCCGTGCCCTATTAG
- a CDS encoding metal-sensing transcriptional repressor, which translates to MKKCMDADNLHRRMKKLMGQLQAIDQMIDKDVPCEDILMQINAVKGALHKVGQIVLEGHLQHCVRDGIEHGDAEATIASFARAIEHFSRHS; encoded by the coding sequence ATGAAAAAGTGCATGGATGCCGACAATCTGCACCGCCGCATGAAGAAGCTCATGGGGCAGTTGCAGGCCATTGACCAGATGATTGACAAAGACGTTCCCTGCGAGGACATCCTCATGCAGATCAATGCCGTCAAGGGTGCCCTGCACAAGGTGGGACAGATCGTGTTGGAAGGACATCTCCAGCACTGTGTGCGCGATGGCATCGAGCATGGCGATGCCGAGGCCACCATTGCGTCCTTTGCCCGTGCCATCGAGCACTTTTCCCGCCACAGCTGA
- a CDS encoding sodium:calcium antiporter, with protein MTLRSLRPYLLAVLMTVPAFAMHLLAGPDTSPMLVALLAGLAILGASFLLTWSCEVAQLDIPQAVAVAVVAFIAVLPEYAVDMYFTWMAGQHPESAYSHYAIANMTGANRLLIGIGWTAIVLIFAERFHSGVELHADKRTDVLFLGIATTYALFIPLKGSLTLFDGVILLSIYAGYIWIIARRPCEEEEPEGPAAVLAALPRRHRLKSVIGLFVFSALVILLNAESFSEGLVASGKILGVNEFLLVQWLAPIASEAPEFIVALMFAFRGNAGLALGSLLSSKLNQWTLLVGMIPGVYAVSSGGTTPINLDAHQLQEILLTAGQSLFAVALLLDMRLGVREAAALLVLFVAQFLSPIYDAQLEALLGLPHDPLRLHDFYAYVYLILAALLLVRQRRLVWELRHGFKV; from the coding sequence ATGACACTGCGCAGCCTGCGACCCTACCTTCTGGCCGTTCTCATGACCGTGCCGGCCTTTGCCATGCACCTTCTGGCCGGTCCGGACACCTCTCCCATGCTTGTGGCCCTGCTGGCCGGCCTGGCCATTCTGGGCGCCTCCTTTCTGCTCACCTGGTCCTGTGAAGTGGCCCAGCTCGACATTCCGCAGGCCGTGGCCGTGGCCGTGGTGGCCTTTATTGCCGTGCTGCCCGAATACGCGGTGGACATGTATTTCACCTGGATGGCCGGCCAGCATCCCGAAAGCGCCTACTCCCACTATGCCATTGCCAATATGACCGGCGCCAACCGCCTGCTTATCGGCATTGGCTGGACAGCCATCGTGCTCATTTTTGCCGAGCGCTTCCACAGCGGGGTAGAACTGCATGCCGACAAGCGCACGGACGTGCTCTTTCTGGGCATTGCCACGACCTATGCCCTGTTCATCCCCCTCAAGGGATCGCTGACCCTGTTTGACGGCGTCATCCTGCTGAGCATCTATGCCGGCTACATCTGGATCATCGCCCGCCGCCCCTGCGAGGAAGAGGAGCCGGAAGGGCCGGCCGCCGTTCTGGCTGCCCTGCCCCGGCGGCACCGCCTCAAGAGCGTTATCGGGCTTTTTGTCTTTTCGGCTCTGGTCATCCTGCTCAATGCCGAATCCTTCAGCGAAGGGCTGGTGGCCAGCGGCAAGATTCTCGGTGTCAACGAATTCCTGCTGGTGCAGTGGCTGGCGCCCATTGCCTCCGAAGCGCCGGAATTCATTGTGGCGCTCATGTTCGCCTTTCGCGGCAATGCCGGTCTGGCGCTGGGCAGCCTGCTTTCCAGCAAGCTCAACCAGTGGACCCTGCTTGTGGGCATGATTCCCGGCGTCTACGCCGTTTCCTCCGGCGGCACCACGCCCATCAATCTGGATGCCCACCAGTTGCAGGAAATCCTGCTGACGGCGGGGCAGTCCCTCTTTGCCGTGGCCCTGCTGCTGGACATGCGGCTGGGCGTGCGCGAGGCCGCGGCCCTGCTGGTGCTCTTTGTGGCGCAGTTCCTGTCACCCATCTACGATGCCCAGCTCGAGGCTCTGCTGGGTCTGCCCCATGACCCCCTGCGCCTGCACGATTTCTATGCCTACGTCTACCTGATTCTGGCGGCTCTGCTGCTGGTGCGGCAGCGCCGTCTGGTCTGGGAACTGCGGCACGGTTTCAAGGTCTAG
- a CDS encoding serine/threonine protein phosphatase yields MKNSPRRLCGAVLCALLLGSGLCLPVQAEAASSTVLTVYDKQGDVTEKELLTFLDLLPQFRRWAHASQEEAHPVLRRGKADFLYSDRAAQWVTDHGWDPRRFFCVMGRMAAALVLVEEGGNEMARPKDMPPVSKAELELARKHLGSILKASLDTSSDQR; encoded by the coding sequence ATGAAGAACTCTCCCCGCCGCCTGTGCGGCGCTGTGCTGTGTGCCCTGCTGCTGGGCAGCGGCCTTTGCCTGCCTGTGCAGGCCGAAGCAGCATCCTCCACGGTGCTGACGGTCTATGACAAACAGGGCGATGTAACCGAAAAGGAACTGCTCACATTTCTTGATCTGCTGCCGCAGTTCCGCCGCTGGGCACATGCCAGCCAGGAAGAGGCCCACCCCGTGCTGCGCCGGGGCAAGGCGGACTTTCTGTACTCCGACCGTGCGGCCCAGTGGGTGACCGACCACGGCTGGGACCCCCGGCGCTTCTTCTGCGTCATGGGACGCATGGCCGCCGCCCTGGTTCTGGTTGAAGAAGGCGGCAACGAGATGGCCCGTCCCAAGGACATGCCCCCGGTGAGCAAGGCCGAACTGGAACTGGCCCGCAAGCATCTGGGCAGCATTCTCAAGGCCAGCCTGGATACATCCTCCGACCAGCGCTAG
- a CDS encoding L-threonylcarbamoyladenylate synthase, with amino-acid sequence MCSSPLSAVSRPMACRRTDDAAAAAAGLAAGGVWAFPTETFYGLGCRIMDAAAVQRVYQLKHRPVQRPLPVLAGSMDQLAAVVRLDEAPALLRERFWPGSLTILLPVLPQCRAALPPQVCGPDGKMAVRLTPHPAAARLACLAGMPLTCSSANLSGQPAARTADELAPALLQHLDAAHDGILVCGPLPQGGLPSTIVEPLGQRRLRLLRSGAVAPQQLAAAGFTLEDAPDRP; translated from the coding sequence ATGTGTTCCTCCCCTCTCTCCGCTGTCTCCCGCCCCATGGCCTGCCGACGCACCGACGATGCGGCCGCGGCTGCTGCCGGTCTTGCCGCCGGCGGTGTCTGGGCCTTTCCTACCGAAACCTTCTATGGCCTTGGCTGCCGCATTATGGATGCCGCTGCCGTGCAGCGGGTGTATCAGCTCAAGCATCGTCCCGTCCAGCGCCCTCTGCCGGTGCTGGCAGGCAGTATGGATCAGCTGGCTGCCGTTGTACGGCTTGACGAGGCACCCGCCCTGCTACGGGAACGCTTCTGGCCCGGTTCCCTCACCATCCTGCTGCCTGTCCTGCCGCAATGTCGTGCCGCCCTGCCGCCGCAGGTCTGCGGTCCGGACGGCAAGATGGCCGTCCGCCTTACTCCCCATCCCGCAGCCGCACGGCTGGCCTGTCTGGCCGGCATGCCCCTCACCTGCAGCAGCGCCAACCTCAGCGGGCAGCCCGCGGCCCGCACGGCTGACGAACTGGCGCCGGCCCTGCTGCAGCATCTTGACGCCGCCCACGACGGCATCCTTGTCTGCGGTCCTCTGCCACAGGGGGGGCTGCCCTCCACCATTGTGGAACCCCTGGGCCAGCGGCGTCTGCGTCTGCTGCGCAGCGGCGCCGTTGCCCCGCAGCAGCTCGCCGCCGCCGGCTTCACCCTGGAGGATGCCCCGGACAGGCCCTGA
- a CDS encoding YIP1 family protein yields MKITCPDCGFSRDLPSDRVPAKPVIATCPHCACRFRFVPEDASSHVLRHGTDNAPHEDGDDPLPPGAIVPGASSGQTRPEDERAAPARPEDRPSAADNAAHAPHTTDAPQPEDERPSREERRRQRHADHHAEVAEDSVPDEGNPWDMAPYPSGYASAFYQTTLRVMFGAGRFFARLDPEAPQLRALLYYLVVVLALVVSQFVWTSMSRDILEQAIAQNNSIFGQVLHFSLTHPLLFALVSVASLVLQLYVISALLLLGYRLTGVRHASFVIMFQIMAYSAAPVLLSIIPLLGSQVGVMWSIACIVNGCRVAFRLDWPRTLLGLMPLLLFLFVMFGSLPV; encoded by the coding sequence ATGAAAATTACCTGCCCGGACTGCGGTTTCAGCCGCGACCTGCCGTCGGATCGAGTTCCCGCGAAACCTGTCATCGCGACCTGCCCCCACTGTGCCTGCCGCTTTCGTTTTGTGCCGGAGGATGCCTCCTCCCACGTGCTGCGTCACGGCACGGACAACGCTCCGCATGAGGACGGAGATGACCCCCTGCCTCCCGGCGCCATTGTGCCGGGTGCTTCGTCCGGCCAGACCAGGCCGGAGGATGAACGGGCAGCCCCGGCCAGGCCGGAGGACAGGCCGTCTGCCGCGGACAACGCGGCGCATGCGCCGCATACGACGGACGCGCCGCAGCCGGAGGACGAACGCCCCTCCCGCGAGGAACGGCGCCGCCAGCGCCATGCAGACCATCACGCGGAAGTGGCAGAGGATTCGGTGCCGGACGAGGGCAATCCGTGGGACATGGCGCCCTATCCCTCCGGCTATGCAAGCGCCTTCTACCAGACGACTCTGCGGGTCATGTTCGGCGCAGGCCGCTTCTTTGCCCGACTGGACCCGGAAGCGCCGCAGCTGCGGGCGCTGCTCTATTATCTGGTGGTGGTGCTGGCGCTGGTGGTCAGTCAGTTTGTGTGGACCAGCATGAGCCGTGACATTCTGGAACAGGCCATTGCCCAGAACAACTCCATCTTTGGGCAGGTGCTGCATTTTTCGCTCACACATCCGCTGCTCTTCGCGCTGGTTTCGGTGGCCAGTCTGGTGTTGCAGCTCTATGTGATCAGTGCCTTGCTGCTGCTGGGATATCGTCTCACCGGGGTCAGGCATGCCAGTTTTGTCATCATGTTCCAGATCATGGCCTACAGTGCCGCGCCGGTGCTGCTCAGCATCATTCCGCTGCTGGGATCGCAGGTGGGGGTCATGTGGAGCATTGCCTGCATCGTCAACGGCTGCCGGGTGGCCTTTCGGCTGGACTGGCCGCGGACCCTGCTGGGCCTGATGCCGCTGCTGCTCTTTCTTTTTGTCATGTTCGGCAGTCTGCCCGTCTAG